In a genomic window of Bordetella petrii:
- a CDS encoding CaiB/BaiF CoA transferase family protein: MALEHITVLDLTHMLAGPYGTMLLADLGARTIKVEPPGSGEGTRRLLEHDPDYSRDGMGAYFLTLNRNKRSVCIDLKSAAGLAVFKDLVRSVDVVFDNFSVGVTRRLGIDYDTLAAINPRIITCSVTGFGSTGPDTQRPAFDQVVQAMGGGMSITGTPEQGPTRSGIPIGDLGGGLFGALGVLAALAERERTGRGQHVDISMLDAQISLLNYMATMHLMSGIVPAGIGNGHFVHVPYNSYPTQDGHIIVACIGDAFWKRFLECIDLPALRKPEYDSQPGRYAAKAEIDTLVSAELRTRPTAYWLQKLSAARIPCGPVNNFRQALADTQVRARDMVVDVPLKSGATIQMPGNPIKLSTAQAAGFGSPPELGEHTDAVLGALPGYSHDRLAALRDAGAIA; encoded by the coding sequence TTGGCGCTCGAACACATTACCGTGCTGGACCTGACCCACATGCTCGCGGGGCCGTACGGCACCATGCTGCTGGCCGACCTGGGAGCGCGCACCATCAAAGTAGAGCCGCCCGGTAGCGGCGAAGGCACACGCCGCCTGCTGGAGCACGACCCCGACTATTCGCGCGACGGCATGGGAGCCTATTTCCTGACGCTCAACCGCAACAAGCGCAGCGTCTGCATCGACCTCAAGAGCGCGGCGGGCCTGGCGGTGTTCAAAGACCTGGTGCGCAGCGTCGACGTCGTGTTCGACAACTTCAGCGTGGGCGTCACCCGCCGCCTGGGCATCGACTACGACACGCTCGCGGCCATCAATCCACGCATCATCACGTGCTCGGTCACCGGCTTTGGCAGCACGGGGCCCGACACCCAGCGGCCCGCGTTCGACCAGGTCGTGCAGGCCATGGGCGGCGGCATGTCGATCACCGGCACCCCCGAACAAGGTCCCACCCGCAGCGGCATCCCGATCGGCGACCTGGGCGGCGGCCTGTTCGGCGCGCTGGGCGTGCTGGCTGCGCTGGCCGAGCGGGAACGCACCGGGCGCGGCCAGCATGTAGACATTTCGATGCTGGACGCACAGATTTCTTTGCTGAACTACATGGCGACCATGCACCTGATGTCGGGCATCGTGCCGGCGGGCATCGGCAACGGCCATTTCGTACATGTTCCGTACAACAGTTATCCGACCCAGGACGGCCATATCATCGTGGCCTGTATCGGCGACGCATTCTGGAAACGCTTCCTGGAATGCATCGATCTGCCCGCGCTGCGCAAACCCGAATACGATTCGCAACCCGGCCGCTACGCCGCCAAGGCGGAGATCGACACCCTGGTCAGCGCAGAATTACGTACCCGTCCCACGGCTTACTGGTTGCAGAAACTGTCCGCCGCGCGCATTCCGTGCGGCCCCGTCAACAACTTCCGCCAGGCGCTGGCCGACACGCAGGTGCGGGCGCGCGACATGGTGGTCGATGTTCCGCTGAAATCGGGCGCAACCATCCAGATGCCGGGCAACCCGATCAAGCTGTCGACCGCACAAGCCGCCGGCTTCGGCAGCCCGCCCGAACTTGGCGAACATACCGATGCCGTACTGGGCGCTCTGCCCGGCTACAGCCATGACCGGCTCGCCGCCTTGCGCGATGCCGGCGCCATCGCATGA
- a CDS encoding MgtC/SapB family protein, producing MTIWQEIWATIYSEFSDIPDAGEATRIVLRLGMAFVLGGLLGYERERSGKAAGLRTHILVALGAALFVLVPLQGGMQVGDLSRVLQGVIAGIGFLGAGAIIKLSGEGVIRGLTTSASIWMTAAIGVAAGMGREATAVVSTLIALFVLAVLRRVEKRIDGKSAD from the coding sequence ATGACGATCTGGCAAGAAATCTGGGCCACCATCTATAGCGAATTCAGCGATATCCCGGATGCAGGCGAAGCAACCCGCATCGTGCTGCGGCTGGGCATGGCCTTCGTGCTGGGCGGCTTGCTGGGCTACGAGCGCGAACGCAGCGGCAAGGCCGCGGGCTTGCGCACCCATATCCTGGTGGCCTTGGGCGCGGCGCTGTTCGTGCTGGTGCCGCTGCAGGGCGGCATGCAGGTCGGCGACCTGAGCCGCGTGCTGCAGGGAGTGATCGCCGGCATCGGTTTCCTGGGCGCGGGCGCCATCATCAAGCTCAGCGGCGAAGGCGTGATTCGCGGCCTGACCACTTCGGCCAGCATCTGGATGACCGCCGCCATCGGTGTGGCGGCGGGCATGGGCCGCGAGGCCACGGCCGTGGTCAGCACCTTGATCGCCCTGTTCGTGCTGGCCGTGTTGCGGCGGGTGGAAAAGCGCATCGACGGCAAGTCTGCCGATTGA
- a CDS encoding Bug family tripartite tricarboxylate transporter substrate binding protein, producing the protein MLTPRLSRRGHAALRAALAPLCAVLALAGSGAQAAETAQQYPSRPIRLIVPFSPGGVTDTGARLVADKLGQRLGQQVIVDNKPGASGNIGTHMAAQAEPDGYTLVVGFDGTLVINPHVHRNIPFDTLKDLAPVSKIGDAALIIVANPAVPANTLQELIAYSKTQPNGVSYGSAGVGSTPHLAGELLRQRTGAKLMHIPYKGGGQAMADVVGGTLPVLYTAVAGAYPYVQRKQIKAIAVSTESRLASLPDVPTVSESGVPGFVANSWIGILAPAGTPDDIVAKLQREVRAVVHSPDIEERLAGLGITASGNTPAEFRQQIAHDLDMYADIVKKANIHAD; encoded by the coding sequence ATGCTGACCCCTCGCCTTTCCCGCCGCGGCCATGCCGCCCTACGCGCGGCCCTCGCGCCGCTGTGCGCCGTGCTGGCGCTGGCCGGCTCCGGCGCGCAGGCCGCCGAAACCGCGCAGCAATACCCTTCGCGCCCCATACGCCTGATCGTGCCGTTCTCGCCAGGCGGCGTCACCGATACGGGCGCGCGACTGGTTGCCGACAAGCTGGGCCAACGCCTGGGGCAGCAAGTCATCGTCGACAACAAGCCGGGCGCGTCGGGCAATATCGGCACCCACATGGCGGCCCAGGCCGAGCCGGACGGGTATACGCTGGTGGTGGGCTTCGACGGCACGCTGGTCATCAACCCGCACGTACATCGCAATATTCCGTTCGATACGCTGAAAGACCTGGCGCCGGTCAGCAAGATCGGCGATGCGGCGCTGATCATCGTGGCCAACCCCGCGGTGCCGGCCAATACGCTGCAAGAGCTGATCGCCTATTCGAAGACCCAGCCCAACGGCGTCTCGTACGGCAGCGCGGGCGTGGGCAGCACGCCGCATCTGGCCGGCGAACTGCTGCGGCAACGCACGGGCGCCAAGCTCATGCACATTCCGTACAAGGGCGGCGGCCAGGCGATGGCGGATGTGGTGGGCGGCACGCTGCCGGTTCTGTACACCGCGGTAGCGGGGGCATACCCGTATGTGCAACGCAAGCAGATCAAGGCCATCGCCGTCAGCACCGAGTCGCGCCTGGCCTCGCTGCCCGACGTGCCCACCGTGTCTGAATCCGGCGTGCCCGGCTTCGTGGCCAATTCATGGATCGGCATTCTGGCGCCGGCCGGCACGCCCGACGATATCGTGGCCAAGCTGCAGCGCGAAGTCCGTGCCGTAGTGCACTCGCCCGACATCGAAGAACGCCTGGCCGGCCTGGGCATTACTGCTTCCGGCAACACCCCGGCGGAATTCCGCCAGCAAATCGCTCACGACCTGGACATGTATGCAGACATCGTGAAAAAAGCGAATATCCACGCCGATTGA
- a CDS encoding RNA-binding S4 domain-containing protein, whose protein sequence is MADRMRLDKWLWAARFYKTRSLAAQEIGKGRVMVNDQPAKPARDIAVGDRITVRKEDPAMQVNVQALSAVRGPAPVARQLYEETPESLAARERAAEMRRLAPEPAQSITAGRPTKRDRRLIGQIRGK, encoded by the coding sequence ATGGCAGACAGGATGCGACTCGATAAATGGCTGTGGGCGGCGCGCTTCTACAAGACCCGCAGCCTGGCCGCGCAAGAAATCGGCAAAGGACGGGTGATGGTCAATGACCAGCCCGCCAAGCCGGCGCGCGATATCGCGGTAGGCGACCGCATCACGGTGCGCAAGGAAGATCCCGCCATGCAGGTCAACGTGCAGGCCCTCAGCGCGGTGCGCGGCCCGGCGCCGGTGGCGCGCCAGCTCTACGAAGAAACCCCGGAAAGCCTGGCCGCGCGCGAACGCGCCGCGGAAATGCGCCGCCTCGCGCCCGAACCGGCCCAGTCCATTACCGCCGGCCGGCCCACCAAGCGCGATCGCCGGCTGATCGGGCAGATACGCGGCAAATAG
- a CDS encoding 3-methyl-2-oxobutanoate dehydrogenase (2-methylpropanoyl-transferring) subunit alpha — MSQYGPLKLHVPEPTGRPGCKTDFSYLHLSPAGEIPKPPIDVSAVDTGQMAYQLVRVIDDDGRAVGPWAPQLDADTLRAGMRAMLKTRIFDARMLTAQRQKKISFYMQSLGEEAIGSAHALALEPGDMCFPTYRQQSILLTRDVSLVEMMCQLMSNERDPLKGRQLPVMYSKREAGFFSISGNLATQFIQAVGWGMASAIKGDTRIASAWIGDGATAEADFHTALTFAHVYRAPVILNVVNNQWAISTFQAIAGGEGATFAGRGVGCGIASLRVDGNDFLAVYAASQWAAERARRNLGPTLIEWVTYRAGPHSTSDDPSKYRPGDDWSHFPLGDPIARFKRHLIGLGVWSDRQHDELKSELEAEILAAQKEAESYGTLVDGHVPSAASIFEDVYKDMPEHLRRQRQELGV, encoded by the coding sequence ATGAGCCAATATGGCCCACTGAAATTGCACGTCCCCGAGCCTACCGGGCGCCCGGGTTGCAAGACCGACTTCTCTTATCTGCATCTCTCGCCGGCCGGCGAAATTCCCAAACCCCCCATAGATGTGTCCGCGGTCGATACCGGCCAGATGGCGTATCAACTGGTGCGCGTCATCGACGACGATGGCCGGGCGGTGGGGCCCTGGGCGCCGCAGCTCGATGCCGACACCTTGCGGGCCGGCATGCGCGCCATGCTGAAAACGCGCATTTTCGACGCCCGCATGCTTACGGCGCAGCGGCAGAAAAAAATTTCGTTCTACATGCAGAGCCTGGGCGAAGAGGCCATTGGCTCGGCCCATGCGCTGGCGCTCGAGCCGGGCGACATGTGCTTTCCCACCTACCGGCAGCAAAGCATCCTGCTGACCCGCGACGTATCGCTGGTCGAGATGATGTGCCAGCTGATGTCCAACGAGCGCGATCCGCTCAAGGGGCGCCAGCTGCCTGTCATGTATTCCAAGCGCGAGGCGGGCTTCTTCAGCATCTCGGGCAACCTGGCCACCCAGTTCATCCAGGCGGTGGGCTGGGGCATGGCCTCGGCCATCAAGGGCGACACGCGCATCGCATCGGCCTGGATCGGCGATGGCGCCACGGCCGAGGCCGATTTCCACACCGCGCTGACGTTCGCGCATGTGTACCGCGCGCCGGTGATCCTGAACGTGGTCAACAACCAGTGGGCCATCTCGACATTCCAGGCCATTGCCGGAGGCGAGGGCGCGACTTTCGCGGGGCGCGGCGTGGGCTGCGGGATCGCGTCGCTGCGCGTGGACGGCAACGATTTCCTGGCGGTCTACGCAGCTTCGCAGTGGGCCGCCGAGCGCGCGCGCCGCAATCTGGGCCCCACGCTGATCGAATGGGTCACGTATCGCGCCGGGCCGCACTCCACTTCGGACGACCCTTCCAAGTACCGCCCCGGCGACGACTGGAGCCATTTCCCGCTGGGCGATCCGATCGCGCGCTTCAAACGGCACCTGATCGGGCTGGGCGTCTGGTCCGACCGCCAGCACGACGAGCTGAAGTCCGAGCTGGAAGCCGAAATCCTGGCCGCGCAGAAAGAGGCCGAAAGCTACGGCACGCTGGTCGACGGCCACGTGCCCAGCGCCGCCAGCATCTTCGAAGACGTATACAAAGACATGCCGGAACACCTGCGCCGGCAGCGCCAAGAGCTAGGGGTCTGA
- a CDS encoding VOC family protein, translating to MQALLDHIAVTAPSLAIGADFIEHALGVRPQPGGAHPRMGTHNLLLRLGESVYLEVIACDPAAPAPQRPRWFELDRLAPDAPPRLATWVARTDDIAAAVQACAAAGQIEPMTRGELSWRITIPADGSLPAAGAAPTLIQWDALPHPATKLDDLGCHLEALQVFHPDPQGIRATLDAIAFAGPVEVRALPAGAAPRLQARIRTPRGLRMLPAG from the coding sequence ATGCAAGCCTTGCTGGATCACATTGCCGTGACGGCGCCTAGCCTGGCCATTGGCGCCGATTTCATCGAACACGCGCTCGGCGTGCGGCCCCAACCGGGGGGCGCGCATCCGCGCATGGGCACGCACAATCTGCTGCTGCGCCTGGGCGAGTCCGTCTACCTGGAAGTAATTGCCTGCGATCCTGCCGCACCGGCGCCGCAACGACCGCGCTGGTTCGAACTGGATCGGCTGGCCCCGGACGCGCCACCGCGCCTGGCGACCTGGGTGGCGCGCACCGACGACATCGCCGCCGCGGTCCAGGCCTGCGCCGCCGCCGGGCAGATCGAACCCATGACCCGCGGCGAGCTGTCGTGGCGCATCACCATTCCTGCCGACGGCAGCCTGCCGGCCGCGGGCGCCGCGCCGACGCTGATTCAATGGGACGCGCTGCCGCATCCTGCAACGAAGCTGGATGACCTGGGCTGCCATCTGGAGGCGCTGCAGGTGTTTCACCCAGACCCGCAAGGCATTCGGGCGACGTTGGATGCCATTGCGTTTGCCGGGCCGGTCGAGGTTCGTGCCTTGCCGGCCGGCGCCGCGCCACGCCTGCAGGCGCGCATACGCACGCCGCGGGGGCTGCGCATGCTGCCGGCAGGCTGA
- a CDS encoding dihydrolipoamide acetyltransferase family protein, whose amino-acid sequence MGIHIIKMPDIGEGIAEVELVGWHVNVGDTVAEDQPLADVMTDKATVEIPSPVVGKVVALGGSVGDVMAVGSELIRLEVEGAGNAKADAAPTPTGQEAAAPADDGVGVAAAPAPEAGGIAGQIARDVASGAASAPGAAQAPAVAPSRPQADARPAPAGPARQPGERPLASPAVRKRAWDMGIELRFVHGSGPAGRILHEDLDAYLQGQGAAMPSAQGGYRERHDEQQVPVVGLRRKIARKMQESKRRIPHFSYVEEVDVTELEALRAQLNRKYGEARGKLTLLPLLARAMVIALRDFPQINARYDDEAGVVTRYGAVHLGVATQTDNGLIVPVLRHAEARDIWALGAEIARLAQAVRSGKAERDALSGSTITLTSLGALGGIVSTPVINHPEVGIVGVNRIVERPAIYQGAMVARKLMNLSSSFDHRVVDGMDAAQFIQAVRALLEQPALLFVEAP is encoded by the coding sequence ATGGGAATCCACATCATCAAGATGCCCGACATCGGTGAAGGCATTGCCGAAGTGGAGCTGGTGGGCTGGCATGTGAACGTGGGCGACACGGTGGCCGAAGACCAGCCGCTGGCCGACGTCATGACTGACAAGGCCACCGTCGAGATTCCCTCGCCGGTGGTGGGCAAGGTCGTGGCGCTGGGCGGCAGCGTAGGCGACGTCATGGCCGTGGGCAGCGAGCTTATCCGCCTGGAGGTCGAGGGCGCGGGCAATGCCAAGGCCGACGCCGCACCGACCCCCACCGGCCAGGAAGCGGCAGCGCCGGCTGACGACGGTGTCGGCGTTGCGGCAGCGCCGGCGCCTGAGGCGGGCGGCATCGCGGGCCAGATCGCCAGGGACGTGGCCAGCGGTGCGGCTTCCGCGCCGGGCGCCGCTCAGGCGCCAGCCGTTGCGCCGTCCCGCCCGCAGGCCGATGCGCGGCCCGCGCCCGCGGGGCCGGCGCGCCAACCTGGCGAACGTCCGCTGGCCTCGCCGGCCGTGCGCAAACGCGCCTGGGACATGGGCATCGAACTGCGTTTCGTGCATGGCAGCGGCCCGGCCGGCCGCATCCTGCATGAAGACCTCGATGCTTATCTGCAAGGGCAGGGCGCGGCCATGCCGTCCGCGCAGGGCGGATACCGCGAGCGCCACGACGAGCAGCAAGTGCCGGTGGTCGGCCTGCGCCGCAAGATCGCGCGGAAGATGCAGGAGTCCAAGCGGCGCATTCCGCATTTCAGCTATGTCGAGGAAGTCGACGTTACCGAACTGGAAGCGTTGCGCGCGCAGCTCAACCGCAAGTACGGCGAAGCGCGCGGCAAGCTGACGCTGCTGCCGCTGCTGGCGCGCGCCATGGTGATCGCCTTGCGCGATTTTCCGCAGATCAACGCCCGCTACGATGATGAAGCCGGGGTGGTCACCCGCTACGGCGCGGTGCACCTGGGCGTGGCCACGCAAACCGACAACGGCCTGATCGTGCCGGTGTTGCGCCATGCCGAGGCGCGCGATATCTGGGCGCTGGGCGCGGAAATCGCGCGCCTGGCGCAGGCGGTGCGCAGCGGCAAGGCCGAACGCGACGCCTTGTCCGGCTCGACCATCACGCTGACCAGCCTGGGCGCGTTGGGCGGTATTGTCAGCACGCCCGTCATCAACCATCCCGAAGTGGGCATCGTGGGCGTGAACCGCATCGTCGAACGGCCGGCGATCTACCAGGGCGCAATGGTGGCCCGCAAACTGATGAACCTGTCCTCGTCGTTCGACCATCGCGTCGTCGACGGCATGGACGCCGCGCAATTCATCCAGGCGGTGCGCGCGCTGCTGGAACAGCCCGCGCTGCTTTTCGTGGAGGCGCCATGA
- the lpdA gene encoding dihydrolipoyl dehydrogenase codes for MSETRTTTLLVIGGGPGGYVAAIRAGQLGVSTIVVEGQQPGGTCLNIGCIPSKALIHAAQEYERAREYAGASPLGISVQAPAIDIGKTVAWKDGIVARLTGGVEALLKKNGVQLVRGWARVLDGKTVEVDTGQGSQRIQCEHLLLAAGSEPMPLPSMPFAGRVISSTEALSPASIPGRLVVVGGGYIGLELGTVYRKLGAEVTVVEAQERILPTYDAELTKPVAAALARMGVQLCLGRKVLGMNAAGDAVRVQDASGAETALPADQVLLAIGRRPRTQGWGLENLQLDRAGNALRIDDQCRTSMRNVWAIGDIAGEPMLAHRAMAQGEMVAELVAGQRRRFAPAAIPAVCFTDPEIVTAGLAPQQAQAAGLDCVTAAFPFAANGRAMTLESTDGFVRVVARRDNHLVVGWQAVGRGVSELAAAFSQSLEMGARLEDVGGTIHAHPTLGEAVQEAALRALGHALHI; via the coding sequence ATGAGCGAGACCCGTACCACAACCTTGCTGGTGATCGGCGGCGGGCCCGGCGGCTACGTGGCCGCCATCCGGGCCGGCCAGCTGGGCGTATCCACCATCGTGGTGGAAGGGCAGCAGCCTGGCGGCACCTGCCTGAACATCGGCTGCATTCCGTCCAAGGCGCTGATTCACGCCGCGCAGGAATACGAGCGCGCCCGCGAATACGCCGGCGCCTCGCCCCTGGGCATCTCGGTGCAGGCGCCCGCCATAGACATCGGCAAGACGGTCGCCTGGAAAGACGGCATCGTTGCCCGGCTCACCGGCGGGGTCGAGGCCCTGCTGAAAAAAAACGGCGTGCAACTGGTGCGCGGCTGGGCGCGCGTGCTCGATGGCAAGACCGTTGAAGTCGATACCGGGCAGGGCAGCCAGCGCATTCAGTGCGAGCACTTGCTGCTGGCGGCAGGGTCCGAGCCGATGCCGCTGCCGTCGATGCCGTTCGCCGGCCGGGTCATATCTTCCACCGAGGCCTTGTCGCCCGCGTCGATTCCGGGCCGCCTGGTGGTCGTGGGCGGCGGCTATATCGGCCTGGAATTGGGCACGGTGTACCGTAAGCTGGGCGCCGAGGTAACGGTGGTTGAAGCGCAGGAGCGCATCCTGCCCACCTACGATGCCGAGCTCACCAAGCCGGTGGCAGCGGCGCTGGCGCGCATGGGCGTGCAGTTGTGCCTGGGGCGCAAGGTGCTGGGCATGAACGCGGCTGGCGACGCCGTGCGCGTGCAGGACGCGTCCGGCGCCGAAACCGCGCTGCCGGCGGACCAGGTCTTGCTGGCGATTGGCCGGCGGCCGCGCACCCAGGGCTGGGGCCTGGAAAACCTGCAGCTTGACCGCGCCGGCAATGCCCTGCGCATCGATGACCAGTGCCGCACCTCGATGCGCAACGTATGGGCCATTGGCGATATCGCCGGCGAACCCATGCTGGCTCATCGGGCCATGGCGCAGGGCGAGATGGTGGCCGAACTGGTGGCTGGCCAGCGGCGGCGCTTTGCGCCGGCGGCGATTCCCGCGGTGTGCTTTACCGACCCGGAAATCGTCACCGCCGGACTGGCGCCCCAGCAGGCCCAGGCCGCGGGCCTGGATTGCGTGACGGCGGCGTTTCCCTTCGCCGCCAATGGCCGGGCCATGACGCTGGAGTCCACCGACGGTTTCGTTCGCGTGGTGGCGCGCCGCGACAACCATCTCGTGGTGGGGTGGCAGGCAGTGGGGCGCGGCGTGTCGGAACTGGCGGCGGCGTTTTCGCAATCGTTGGAAATGGGGGCGCGCCTGGAAGACGTGGGCGGCACCATTCACGCCCATCCCACATTGGGCGAAGCCGTACAGGAAGCCGCCTTGCGCGCGCTGGGGCACGCCCTGCATATCTAG
- a CDS encoding glutathione S-transferase family protein: MALQLYFHPFSSYCQKALIAFYENGIAFEPQMLEGPDSPAMRQLARLWPMKRFPVLVDGDQTIMESSCIIEYLGLHYPGPVRLIPEDPRAALEVRMLDRFFDNYVSTPQQKVVFDALRAADERDPYGVQQARQMLETAYAWLEQRLQGRQWAAGAEFTLADCAAAPFLFYADWTHPIGPAHTNVIAYRRRLLRRPSFARAVDEARPYRPFFPLGAPDRD; encoded by the coding sequence ATGGCCTTGCAACTGTATTTCCACCCTTTTTCGTCGTACTGCCAGAAGGCCCTGATCGCCTTCTATGAAAACGGCATTGCCTTCGAACCGCAGATGCTGGAAGGCCCCGACAGCCCCGCCATGCGGCAGCTGGCGCGGCTGTGGCCCATGAAGCGCTTTCCAGTCCTGGTCGACGGCGACCAGACCATCATGGAATCCAGCTGCATCATCGAATACCTGGGCCTGCACTATCCCGGGCCGGTGCGGCTCATTCCCGAAGACCCCCGCGCCGCGCTGGAAGTGCGCATGCTGGACCGGTTTTTCGACAACTACGTCTCCACGCCCCAGCAAAAGGTGGTGTTCGACGCCCTGCGTGCGGCCGACGAGCGCGATCCGTACGGCGTGCAGCAAGCGCGCCAGATGCTGGAGACCGCATACGCGTGGCTGGAACAGCGGCTGCAGGGTCGCCAGTGGGCCGCGGGCGCGGAGTTCACCCTGGCCGATTGCGCCGCCGCGCCCTTCCTGTTCTACGCCGACTGGACCCACCCCATCGGCCCGGCCCATACCAACGTCATCGCCTATCGCCGCCGCCTGCTGCGGCGCCCGTCGTTCGCGCGGGCGGTGGACGAGGCCCGGCCGTACCGCCCGTTCTTCCCGCTGGGCGCGCCCGACCGCGACTGA
- a CDS encoding type II toxin-antitoxin system death-on-curing family toxin — protein MLDPQFVIAVHDEIIAELGGLPGLAGGGAGAVEAALFRVEMHARYAELNDVFGIAGLYAEAIARGHVFNDANKRTALTYLYGQGIEVPRLPELEEVMVHLAAGNLSGEDVADFLCAVWIDHGKPIVGNAVN, from the coding sequence TTGCTTGACCCCCAATTCGTCATCGCTGTACATGACGAAATCATCGCCGAGCTAGGCGGCTTGCCCGGTCTGGCTGGCGGTGGTGCCGGCGCGGTAGAGGCTGCGTTATTTCGCGTCGAGATGCACGCGCGATACGCTGAGTTAAATGACGTGTTTGGAATTGCCGGCCTATATGCCGAGGCAATAGCCCGAGGGCACGTCTTTAATGATGCGAACAAGAGAACCGCGCTCACCTATCTGTATGGGCAGGGCATTGAGGTACCGCGATTGCCAGAATTGGAAGAAGTCATGGTGCATCTTGCCGCAGGCAACCTGTCAGGCGAAGATGTAGCAGATTTTCTGTGCGCAGTGTGGATCGACCACGGAAAACCAATCGTGGGTAATGCCGTCAACTAA
- a CDS encoding alpha-ketoacid dehydrogenase subunit beta encodes MADEKNMGPATTSMTMIQALRSAMDVMLERDSNVVVFGQDVGYFGGVFRCTEGLQAKYGTSRVFDSPISEGGIVGVAVGMGAYGLRPVCEIQFADYFYPASDQIVSEAARLRYRSAGEFIAPMTIRMPCGGGIYGGQTHSQSPEAMFTQVCGLRTVLPSNPYDAKGLLIAAIESDDPVIFLEPKRLYNGPFDGHHDRPVTPWSKHPGSQVPTGYYTVPLESAAIVRPGDALTVLTYGTTVHVSLAAAQETGLDAEVIDLRSLWPLDLETIVNSVRKTGRCVVVHEATRTCGFGAELVSLVQEHCFHHLEAPIERVTGWDTPYPHAQEWAYFPGPARVGAAFQRVMEA; translated from the coding sequence ATGGCTGACGAGAAGAATATGGGTCCGGCGACCACGTCGATGACCATGATCCAGGCATTGCGTTCGGCCATGGATGTCATGCTGGAACGCGACAGCAATGTGGTGGTGTTCGGCCAGGACGTGGGCTATTTTGGCGGGGTATTCCGCTGCACCGAGGGCCTGCAGGCCAAGTACGGCACGTCGCGCGTTTTCGATTCGCCGATTTCCGAAGGCGGCATCGTGGGCGTGGCGGTGGGCATGGGCGCATATGGCCTGCGGCCAGTCTGCGAGATTCAGTTCGCTGATTATTTCTATCCCGCGTCCGACCAGATCGTGTCGGAAGCCGCGCGCCTGCGCTACCGGTCGGCGGGCGAGTTCATCGCCCCGATGACCATTCGCATGCCCTGCGGGGGCGGCATCTACGGCGGACAGACGCACAGCCAGAGTCCCGAGGCGATGTTCACGCAGGTGTGCGGCCTGCGCACCGTGCTGCCATCCAACCCTTACGATGCCAAGGGCCTGCTGATTGCCGCCATCGAAAGCGATGACCCGGTGATCTTCCTGGAGCCCAAGCGCCTGTACAACGGTCCCTTCGACGGCCACCACGACCGGCCCGTCACCCCCTGGAGCAAGCATCCGGGCAGCCAGGTGCCCACCGGCTACTACACCGTGCCGCTCGAGTCCGCGGCCATCGTGCGGCCCGGCGACGCCCTGACCGTGCTGACTTACGGCACCACGGTGCACGTGTCGTTGGCCGCCGCCCAGGAAACCGGCCTGGATGCCGAGGTCATCGACCTGCGCAGCCTGTGGCCGCTCGATCTGGAAACCATCGTCAACTCGGTGCGCAAGACCGGACGCTGCGTGGTGGTGCACGAAGCCACCCGTACCTGCGGTTTCGGTGCCGAGCTGGTGTCGCTGGTGCAGGAACATTGCTTCCACCACCTGGAAGCGCCCATTGAACGCGTCACGGGCTGGGACACTCCCTACCCGCACGCGCAGGAATGGGCGTACTTCCCTGGACCGGCCCGCGTGGGCGCGGCGTTCCAACGCGTGATGGAGGCATGA
- a CDS encoding isochorismatase family protein: protein MYIRHGAEGGELARGTQGWHLYSGLQQHDGDHVVDKTTPDSFLRTGLGGLLRQLQVSRVVVCGYATEFCVDTTVRQAAARGYEVVLAADAHTTHDKPHADAAAIRTHHNMTLPAISSFGPRIAAIASDHIAFGAAPAGAG, encoded by the coding sequence GTGTACATTCGCCATGGCGCCGAGGGCGGCGAACTGGCCCGTGGCACACAGGGTTGGCACTTGTATAGCGGGCTGCAGCAGCATGATGGCGATCATGTCGTAGACAAGACCACGCCCGATTCTTTTTTGCGCACCGGCCTGGGGGGCTTGCTGCGGCAATTGCAGGTATCGCGCGTCGTGGTGTGCGGGTATGCCACGGAATTCTGCGTGGACACTACCGTGCGACAGGCCGCGGCGCGCGGCTATGAGGTCGTGCTGGCGGCCGATGCGCACACCACCCATGACAAGCCGCACGCCGATGCCGCGGCCATTCGCACGCACCACAACATGACCCTGCCCGCGATCTCCAGTTTCGGCCCGCGCATCGCCGCCATTGCGTCGGACCACATCGCTTTCGGCGCGGCGCCCGCCGGGGCGGGGTAG